Genomic segment of Truepera radiovictrix DSM 17093:
CGAAAGTCGGTCCTAGTGAACCGGTGGTACCGAGTGGAAGGGCCATCGATCAACGGATAAAAGTTACCCCGGGGATAACAGGCTGATACCGCCCGAGCGTTCATAGCGGCGGCGGTGTTTGGCACCTCGATGTCGGCTCGTCATATCCTGGGGCTGGAGAAGGTCCCAAGGGTCCGGCTGTTCGCCGGTTAAAATGGCACGCGAGCTGGGTTCAGAACGTCGTGAGACAGTTCGGTCTCTATCCGCTGTGGGCGTAGGAAAGTTGAGGAGAGCTGTTCCTAGTACGAGAGGACCGGAATGGACGCACCGCTAGTTTCTCAGTTGTCTACCAAGGGCATAAGCTGAGTAGCTATGTGCGGAACGGATAAGCGCTGAAAGCATCTAAGTGCGAAGCCGACTCCAAGATGAGCTTTCCCATCCCCTTGTGGGAGTAAGACCCCCGGAAGACCACCGGGAGATAGGCTGGGCGTGTACGCACGGCAACGTGTTTAGCGGACCAGTACTAATCGGTCGAGGACTTAACCTCTAGTTTATGGACTCATCCCCCTTATCGCCGTTTCGCTGTCGTTATTTTGCTCTTCGCGCCTATAGCGGCATGGACCCACCCGATCCCATCCCGAACTCGGAAGTTAAGCATGCCAGCGCCGATGATAGTTGGGGGGCGACCCCCTGCAAAAGTAGGTCGGCGCGAGGACCTTATCTTGAGGTGGGGGATCAGCGTGATGATCCCCCGGTACGCGGGAGTAGCTCAGTTGGTAGAGCACCACCTTGCCAAGGTGGATGTCGCGAGTTCGAATCTCGTCTCCCGCTCCAAACAAGCCGCGTGAGCGACGCGTACAGGAAAACCCGCCACTTTAGGCGGGTTTTTTTGGGTTTGCGCCCACGGGGGTGCGCGGACGGTGTGTGGCTGTGGCCCAAGCGGCCGGCTGACAGCGCGGCTTGGTCGGGCGGCGGCGCCGCGACGAGGCTCGTGTGGAGCGCACCTGCTAAGCGCATATGGGATCTGGAAAACAGCGTAAAACGCCCCGTGTGGTAGCGTAGCGGGTGTGTTTTGGGTTCGTGCCCTTCTCGTGCTTGCCTGCGGCTCGCTCCTAAGCGCTGCCTTTCCCCCCCTCGGCCTCTGGCCCTTTGTGGTGTCGCTCGGCCCGGTACTCCTGCTTAGCGCGAACGCACCGCGCAAAAGAGATGCCTTTTGGGCGGGTTTTTTCTGCGCTGTAGGGTTTTTCTTCCTGCACCTGTTGTGGCTCCCGCAATCGTTTGCCCCCTATTCGGGGGGGTTGTTTTGGCTGCTCTACCCACCGCTGATCGCGGTGTTGGGGTGTTTTTGGGGGATCGTGACCTTCGCTGCTCGAGCCCTTGGTGGCCGCGGCGCGGGGGCGCTCTGGTTGCTCCCCGCGCTCTGGGTGCTGATGGAGTGGGCGCGTACGCAGGGTGTTTTCGCCTTTCCCTGGGGGGCGCTCGGCTACGTATGGGTGGGAACACCGCTCGTACAGCTCGCCGATCTCGCGGGGGTCTATGGTGTCAGCTTGGTGACCCTCGTCGCCCTCGCGCTGTCTGTATCCCCTTTCGCCTACAGGCGGCCCCGAGCCACGCGGGGGCGGCGCGCGAGGCAGCCGGTGTGGCGACCGCGCGTCGGGATAGCTGCGGCTCTCCTGGGCGCGCTCGCGCTCCCGGTTGCGGGCTACGGCTACGGCACCCACCGCCTGCGCACGTGGGACGTCGCGGTGGACCGCCGCGCGCTGCTCGTGCAGGGGAGCACCGATCCTTACGGTCGGGCGCTCGAGCTCGAAGGGGAGCTCGAGCTCTACACCCGTCTGACGCGCGAGGGCGTTGGGGAAGGTCCAGCCCCCGACCTCGTCGTCTGGCCTGAAGGTGTGACCTTAGAGCTTCTGGCGAGCGGTCTCGACCTGGTGCACTGGGGGGCGCAGGCGGTGCGCGACGAGATTCAGGCGGCTGCTGGCGGCGCGCCGGTGATCACCGGTGGGGGGGCGATCGACGGGCGCGAAGCGTTTAGCGCCTCGAACAGCGCCTTTAGCCTCGAGGGGGGCAACGTCACGGACCGCTACGACAAGGTCTACCTGGTGCCCTTCGGGGAGTTTTTCCCGCTGATCGACGTGCTCACCCCCGTCTACCGGACGGTTTTTGGCTGGTTCGGTTATCCGCTGCTGCAGAGCCGCCCGCCGGGGCAGGAGATCCGGCCGCTCACCCTGCAAGAGGTCGTGGCGGCAGCGTACATCTGTTACGAGTCGGTGTTCCCGCAGGTACCGCGCACGATGGTCGCTCGTGGTGCCGAGGTACTGGTCAACATCTCCAACGACGCGTGGTTCGGCTTCGGCGGCGGCGCGGAGCAGCACTTCGCCATGGGGACGGTGCGGGCGATCGAGACGCGGCGCCACCTGCTCCGCGCGGGTAACGATGGGATCACGGCGGTCGTCGATCCCCTCGGCCGGGTCGGCGCCCGGCTGCCCCGCGGCGAGCGGGGTTCTCTGGAGGTGAGCTACAGTGCAGCGGACGTCATCACCCCCTACGTCCGCTTCGGCGACCTGCTCATCCTCGTGTTAGGGGGGTATGTCGCCCTCTTCAGCGGTGCGCGCGCCGTCAAGGCCCAGGCGTCACGCACCGCCGTCATCGTCGTGCGCACTTAAGCCCACCTAGTCGCGGCGGGTGGCGTGCCGTGGGTTGCGTGGTCTACGCCGCGCTCACCCGGGCGAAGTGGTCGCGCAGCCGTTTGAGCGCTCGTGTCTCCCCGATGAGCACCACGTTGTCGCCGGGTGAGACGACGAAGTCGGGGCCGGGTCTTAGCTCGAGCTTGCCGTTGCGGTTAACGGCGATGACCTCGACGCCGAAGCGGTTGGCGAGCTTGAGGTCTCTGAGTTTGCCGCAGAGGTTGCGCTGCGCTTGAAACTCGATGACCTCGTAGTTTTCGCCGAGCGGAAAGGCGTCGACGATGCTCGGGGTCGCGAGCGTCTTGGCGACGCGCACGCCCATGTCGTGCTCCGGGCGAACGACCTGGTCGGCGCCCACCTTGAGCATGACGCGGGCGGCGATCTCGCTCGTCGCTTTGGAGATGACGTAGCTCGCCCCGCGGTTTTTGGCGGCGACGATGCTGAGGATGCTCGCCTCGAGGTTGTTGCCGATCGCCACGACGACCCTATCGAAGGTGTTGAGGCCGAGCTTGGCCAACGCCTCCTCGTCGGTGGCGTCCAGGATGACCGCGTGCGTCACGCGGTCCATGATCCGCTCGACGCGCTCCTCGCTGCGGTCGACGACGACGACCTCGTGACCGAACTCGTAGAGGGTCGTCGCGAGGGCTGAGCCGAAACGGCCCGCGCCGATCACCAGAAACTGCTTTGCTTTCACTCCAGGTCCTTTCGGGGTCGTGACATGTCGCGCGCCTATTATGCATCCTCACGGCCCCCCGGTCGGTTGGCTGCGTTAGCCGATCATGACCCCCTCGTCGGGATAGGTGATGGGGCTGTCGCGCGGCTCCTGCACGAGCGCCACGGCGAAGGTGAGCGGTCCGATACGCCCGAGGTACATGAGCAGGGTCACGATGAGCTGTCCCGGCGCGCTAAGTTCGGGGGTGAGGTTGAGCGACAAGCCGACGGTGCCGAAAGCCGAGAACGCTTCGAACATCAAAGGCACCAAAGGCACCGTCTCGCTGATGCTCAGGAGCAGCATGGCGCCGAAGACGATGCCGAGGCTGAGGAGCGCTACCGACCCCGCTTTGACGACGGTCTCGGTGGTGACGCGGCGCCCAAAGGCGGTCAGCTCGCCGCGTCCACGCACCATGCTCCAGGCGCTCGCCGCGAGCACGGCGAAGGTCACCGTTTTGATCCCCCCCGCCGTCGACCCCGGCGAACCACCGATGAACATGAGCGCCATCGTCACGAGGAGCGTCGGTTCGCGTACCTGCGCGTAGTCGAGGGTGTTAAACCCCGCCGTACGCGGCGTTACGCCCTGGAAAAAACCGGCGAGGAGGCGGCTGGGCCAGGGGAGCGCGCCCAGGGTCTGCGGATTGGTCCACTCAAAGAGGCACACCGCCACCCAACCGAGGAGGCCGAGGCCCAGGCTCGTCAGCAGGACGAAGCGGCTCTGCAAGGTGAGCTGAAAGTGGCTGCCGTGACGCAACCGCGCCCAGAGGTTGAGGTGCACGAGAAAGCCGAGCCCTCCGGTGATAAAGAGCGCCGCCAGGACGAGGTTGACCGTGGGGTCGCGCACGAACCCCGTGAGGTTCTCCGAATAGAGGGCGAAGCCGGCGTTGTTAAAGGCGCTCACGGCGTGAAAAAAGGCGTAGAAAGCGCCCATGCCGGGGCCGTGCAGCGCGGCGAAAGTCGGGTACAAAAGGA
This window contains:
- the lnt gene encoding apolipoprotein N-acyltransferase; this encodes MLACGSLLSAAFPPLGLWPFVVSLGPVLLLSANAPRKRDAFWAGFFCAVGFFFLHLLWLPQSFAPYSGGLFWLLYPPLIAVLGCFWGIVTFAARALGGRGAGALWLLPALWVLMEWARTQGVFAFPWGALGYVWVGTPLVQLADLAGVYGVSLVTLVALALSVSPFAYRRPRATRGRRARQPVWRPRVGIAAALLGALALPVAGYGYGTHRLRTWDVAVDRRALLVQGSTDPYGRALELEGELELYTRLTREGVGEGPAPDLVVWPEGVTLELLASGLDLVHWGAQAVRDEIQAAAGGAPVITGGGAIDGREAFSASNSAFSLEGGNVTDRYDKVYLVPFGEFFPLIDVLTPVYRTVFGWFGYPLLQSRPPGQEIRPLTLQEVVAAAYICYESVFPQVPRTMVARGAEVLVNISNDAWFGFGGGAEQHFAMGTVRAIETRRHLLRAGNDGITAVVDPLGRVGARLPRGERGSLEVSYSAADVITPYVRFGDLLILVLGGYVALFSGARAVKAQASRTAVIVVRT
- a CDS encoding potassium channel family protein produces the protein MGARHVTTPKGPGVKAKQFLVIGAGRFGSALATTLYEFGHEVVVVDRSEERVERIMDRVTHAVILDATDEEALAKLGLNTFDRVVVAIGNNLEASILSIVAAKNRGASYVISKATSEIAARVMLKVGADQVVRPEHDMGVRVAKTLATPSIVDAFPLGENYEVIEFQAQRNLCGKLRDLKLANRFGVEVIAVNRNGKLELRPGPDFVVSPGDNVVLIGETRALKRLRDHFARVSAA
- a CDS encoding TrkH family potassium uptake protein, producing the protein MPCFCAPRRGPRPTSGITHSLRDRPRTMVDRGSIRPPRRAAPSPAKIIALYFVSAIAVGTLLLWLPISHAPGAEIGLLEALFTATSALCVTGLVVVDTATAWSIFGKVVIMLLIQVGGLGIVTLGTLVALLLGRRVGFRERLRAAAQVNALQTGGIVKLVRTIFLISLGFEAVGALLLYPTFAALHGPGMGAFYAFFHAVSAFNNAGFALYSENLTGFVRDPTVNLVLAALFITGGLGFLVHLNLWARLRHGSHFQLTLQSRFVLLTSLGLGLLGWVAVCLFEWTNPQTLGALPWPSRLLAGFFQGVTPRTAGFNTLDYAQVREPTLLVTMALMFIGGSPGSTAGGIKTVTFAVLAASAWSMVRGRGELTAFGRRVTTETVVKAGSVALLSLGIVFGAMLLLSISETVPLVPLMFEAFSAFGTVGLSLNLTPELSAPGQLIVTLLMYLGRIGPLTFAVALVQEPRDSPITYPDEGVMIG